In Hallerella succinigenes, the following are encoded in one genomic region:
- a CDS encoding aconitate hydratase, translating to MLFNLDMIKERYARIPERVEKARKLLGRPLTLAEKILYSHLIDGAENQVYERGKSFAEFHPDRVAMQDATAQMALLQFTTAGKSKVALPSSVHCDHLITAKNGKEEDLPKALEENKEVYGFLSSVAAKYGIDFWKPGAGIIHQVVLENYAFPGGMMIGTDSHTVNAGGLGMLAIGVGGADAVDAMVGLPWELKYPKLIGIHLKGKLTGFASPKDVILKVARLLTVKGGTNAICEYFGEGTRELSATGKASIANMGAEVGATCSTFSYDATMERYLRATGREAVADEANKIADCLRADPEVEAEPEKYFDKVIEIDLSTLKPYYNGPFSPDRGFPISEMQESLKEFDSTHVVSAALIGSCTNSSYEDLSQVASLIKQALEKGLTPKAPLIINPGSEQVRYTAERDGFIDLFKQFGATIMTNACGPCIGMWARLGAEKKEKNSIVHSFNRNFAKRADGNPNTHAFVASPLMAVVAALSGSLLFDPEKDFLVNDKGEQVKLVPPSKDELPVKGFAVEDPGYVAPAEDGSKIQISVDPNSKRLQLLTPFKAWDGKNISGAPLLIKAKGKCTTDHISMAGPWLKFRGHLENISNNMLIGAVNAFNGQTNQVKGNDGQFYEVPALARKYRDAGTGSIVIGDENYGEGSSREHAAMEPRYLGVKAVIVKSFARIHETNLKKQGMLALTFTNPADYDKVREGDYFDINGLTHFAPGCHFTLVIHHADGTEDTAELSETYNQQQWDWFKAGSALNKIRSGN from the coding sequence ATGCTTTTTAACTTGGACATGATCAAGGAACGTTACGCTCGCATCCCAGAACGTGTGGAAAAAGCGCGTAAGCTGCTCGGTCGCCCGCTGACTCTGGCAGAAAAAATCCTTTACTCTCACCTGATTGATGGCGCTGAAAATCAGGTTTACGAACGCGGAAAGTCCTTTGCGGAATTCCACCCGGACCGCGTCGCCATGCAGGATGCAACGGCCCAGATGGCTTTGCTCCAGTTCACGACCGCAGGCAAGTCCAAGGTTGCCCTCCCTTCTTCCGTCCACTGTGACCATTTGATTACCGCGAAAAACGGTAAGGAAGAAGACCTCCCGAAGGCTCTCGAAGAAAACAAGGAAGTTTACGGATTCCTGAGCTCCGTCGCCGCCAAGTACGGCATCGACTTCTGGAAGCCGGGTGCAGGCATTATTCACCAGGTCGTTCTCGAAAACTACGCCTTCCCGGGCGGCATGATGATCGGTACGGACTCCCACACGGTGAACGCAGGCGGTCTCGGCATGCTCGCGATCGGTGTCGGCGGCGCCGACGCTGTGGACGCGATGGTAGGTCTTCCGTGGGAACTCAAGTACCCGAAACTCATCGGTATCCATTTGAAGGGCAAGCTCACCGGCTTTGCAAGCCCGAAGGATGTCATTCTGAAGGTCGCTCGCCTGCTCACGGTAAAGGGCGGCACGAACGCCATTTGCGAATACTTCGGCGAAGGTACTCGCGAACTCTCTGCAACCGGTAAGGCAAGCATTGCGAACATGGGCGCCGAAGTCGGCGCCACCTGCAGCACGTTCAGCTACGACGCCACGATGGAACGCTATCTCCGCGCCACGGGCCGTGAAGCCGTTGCAGACGAAGCGAACAAGATTGCGGACTGCCTCCGCGCAGACCCGGAAGTCGAAGCCGAACCGGAAAAGTACTTCGACAAGGTCATCGAAATCGACCTTTCCACGCTGAAGCCGTATTACAACGGCCCGTTCAGCCCGGACCGCGGATTCCCGATCAGCGAAATGCAGGAATCCCTCAAGGAATTCGATTCGACGCACGTCGTAAGCGCAGCCCTCATCGGTAGCTGCACGAACTCGAGCTACGAAGATCTTTCCCAGGTTGCCTCTCTCATTAAGCAGGCTTTGGAAAAGGGTCTTACTCCGAAGGCTCCGCTCATCATCAACCCGGGTTCCGAACAAGTCCGTTACACCGCCGAACGCGACGGTTTCATCGACCTCTTCAAGCAGTTCGGAGCAACAATCATGACGAACGCTTGCGGTCCTTGCATCGGTATGTGGGCTCGCCTCGGTGCCGAAAAGAAGGAAAAGAACTCGATTGTCCACAGCTTTAACCGTAACTTCGCCAAGCGCGCGGACGGCAACCCGAACACACACGCGTTCGTCGCAAGCCCGCTCATGGCAGTCGTCGCAGCCCTTTCCGGTTCTCTCTTGTTCGACCCGGAAAAGGACTTCCTCGTGAACGACAAGGGCGAACAGGTGAAGCTTGTTCCGCCGTCCAAGGATGAACTCCCGGTGAAGGGTTTCGCTGTCGAAGATCCGGGCTATGTCGCTCCGGCCGAAGACGGTTCGAAAATTCAAATTTCCGTGGACCCGAACTCCAAGCGTTTGCAGCTCTTGACTCCGTTCAAGGCTTGGGACGGCAAGAACATTTCCGGCGCTCCGCTCCTCATCAAGGCCAAGGGCAAGTGCACGACCGACCACATTTCCATGGCAGGTCCATGGCTCAAGTTCCGTGGTCACTTGGAAAACATTTCGAACAACATGCTCATCGGTGCTGTCAACGCCTTTAACGGCCAGACGAACCAGGTGAAGGGAAACGATGGCCAGTTCTACGAAGTGCCGGCCCTCGCCCGCAAGTACCGCGATGCAGGTACGGGTTCGATCGTCATCGGTGACGAAAACTACGGAGAAGGTTCTAGCCGCGAACACGCCGCTATGGAACCGCGTTACCTCGGCGTGAAGGCTGTAATCGTGAAGAGCTTCGCCCGTATCCACGAAACAAACCTGAAAAAGCAGGGTATGCTCGCCCTGACATTCACGAACCCGGCTGATTATGATAAAGTCCGCGAAGGCGACTATTTTGATATCAACGGTCTCACGCACTTCGCCCCGGGCTGCCACTTCACCCTCGTGATCCATCACGCGGACGGAACCGAAGACACCGCAGAGCTGAGCGAGACCTACAACCAACAGCAGTGGGACTGGTTCAAGGCAGGCAGCGCTCTGAACAAGATTCGTTCGGGCAACTAA
- the ruvA gene encoding Holliday junction branch migration protein RuvA — translation MIERLHGILVERHPTLAVVECGGVGYGVQISARTGERLPTEGSEITLLTHLVVREDAMELFGFADAQEKELFLSMITVNGVGPKTAQRILSSVSPGDFLSIIARGDKAALGKIKGVGKKTAEMFVLTLKDKAMALSAVEGGEQTALLAPNQSEAIQALHTLGVKEPAASKAVEKAVEILGTNVDVTKLIPEALKHV, via the coding sequence ATGATTGAAAGATTGCATGGAATTCTTGTGGAACGCCACCCAACTTTAGCTGTCGTCGAATGCGGCGGTGTAGGTTACGGGGTTCAAATCTCTGCCCGCACAGGGGAACGTTTGCCCACCGAAGGTTCGGAAATTACCCTGCTCACGCATCTCGTGGTCCGCGAAGACGCGATGGAACTTTTCGGCTTTGCCGATGCGCAGGAAAAAGAGCTTTTCTTGAGCATGATTACGGTGAACGGCGTCGGTCCGAAGACCGCCCAGCGCATTCTTTCGAGCGTTTCCCCGGGTGACTTCCTTTCGATCATCGCCCGTGGCGATAAAGCGGCCCTCGGCAAAATCAAGGGCGTCGGCAAAAAGACTGCCGAAATGTTCGTGTTGACCTTGAAAGACAAGGCGATGGCCCTTTCTGCCGTGGAAGGCGGCGAACAGACTGCCCTCCTCGCCCCAAACCAGAGCGAAGCGATCCAGGCCCTGCACACCCTCGGCGTCAAGGAACCTGCGGCCTCCAAGGCAGTCGAAAAAGCGGTCGAAATCCTCGGCACGAACGTCGACGTCACAAAGCTCATCCCCGAAGCGCTCAAACACGTTTAA
- a CDS encoding NifU family protein codes for MSEISESYVSEKVKAIARAPKYRGAIFQVEADERGLALIDGKEESLKIYITVDPEKDQIVETRFFTYGGPIFTALADTLCERLQGKAVEYLGKTDVNQLEKELRDDPETPAFSTKSAELASLQKLIAKLIESYPEKKAVALAARETMEKVRYRTQTVEGRNEADKEWAALSKEERLQRIADCLHLNVRQALQNDGGDLEIVEMMDDTHVKIRFQGACNGCSASTGGTLYYIEDQLRDNVYYNLSVIPEDAFSAAYNSYNDTVHSSATLTTPEN; via the coding sequence ATGAGTGAAATTTCTGAATCCTATGTTTCTGAAAAAGTGAAAGCGATTGCCAGAGCTCCCAAATACCGCGGAGCGATTTTCCAAGTGGAAGCCGATGAACGCGGTCTCGCCTTGATCGACGGCAAAGAAGAAAGCTTGAAGATCTACATCACCGTAGATCCGGAAAAGGATCAGATTGTTGAAACCCGCTTCTTTACCTATGGCGGTCCGATCTTTACCGCACTCGCCGACACGCTTTGCGAACGTTTGCAGGGCAAGGCTGTAGAATATCTCGGAAAGACCGATGTGAACCAGCTCGAAAAGGAACTGCGCGACGATCCCGAAACCCCGGCATTCTCGACGAAATCGGCCGAACTCGCTAGCCTTCAAAAGCTGATTGCAAAGCTCATCGAATCCTACCCGGAAAAGAAGGCGGTCGCACTCGCCGCCCGAGAAACAATGGAAAAGGTCAGATACCGCACCCAGACTGTAGAAGGTCGCAACGAAGCCGACAAGGAATGGGCTGCACTTTCGAAGGAAGAACGCCTGCAACGCATTGCTGACTGTCTACACCTGAACGTACGCCAAGCGCTCCAAAACGACGGAGGAGACCTCGAAATCGTCGAAATGATGGACGACACCCATGTGAAGATTCGTTTCCAGGGAGCCTGCAATGGATGTTCAGCCTCCACCGGCGGAACGCTTTACTACATCGAAGACCAGCTTCGCGACAACGTATACTACAACTTAAGTGTAATCCCGGAAGACGCATTCTCGGCTGCTTACAACAGTTACAACGACACCGTCCATTCCTCTGCAACACTGACCACTCCGGAGAACTAG
- a CDS encoding patatin-like phospholipase family protein, which produces MQIPSKKLGLVLEGGGMRGVYTAGVIDFLLEQNFLVDGVVGVSAGAVQAVNYVANQPKRGFRVIATYANDKRYMSFRSLLLTGDLFNKKFCYETIPNELDPFDYAAFEASPIKCYATVTNVMTGEAENLLLKDMTTSEGMDKLRASGSLPLVSRLVNIDGIPHLDGGVADSIPYKAFQRMGYEKCIVVLTRAKGYRKDPNALMPLIRVKYRKYPKFVEACANRYRVYNQTLEELEEADARGEVFVIRPQKTVKVARLEKDVNKLNVLYEEGFEEAKAMFDDLKKFIAKE; this is translated from the coding sequence ATGCAAATTCCTAGTAAAAAACTTGGTCTTGTCCTCGAAGGGGGCGGCATGCGCGGCGTCTATACGGCCGGCGTCATCGATTTTTTGCTGGAACAGAACTTCTTAGTCGACGGAGTTGTGGGGGTAAGCGCTGGGGCCGTGCAGGCGGTCAATTATGTGGCAAATCAGCCAAAACGCGGATTTCGTGTAATTGCGACCTATGCCAATGACAAGCGCTATATGAGTTTCCGCTCCTTGCTGTTGACGGGGGATCTGTTCAACAAAAAATTCTGCTACGAAACGATTCCAAATGAACTTGACCCGTTCGATTATGCGGCTTTTGAAGCTTCGCCGATCAAATGCTATGCGACGGTGACGAACGTGATGACGGGGGAAGCGGAAAACCTCCTGTTGAAGGATATGACGACGAGTGAAGGAATGGACAAGCTCCGCGCTTCGGGATCCTTACCGCTCGTTTCGAGACTGGTAAACATTGATGGAATTCCGCATTTGGACGGCGGCGTTGCGGACAGTATTCCATACAAGGCTTTTCAGCGGATGGGATACGAAAAGTGCATCGTTGTCTTGACCCGTGCAAAGGGTTACCGCAAAGATCCGAATGCGCTCATGCCGCTTATTCGCGTCAAGTACCGCAAATATCCAAAGTTCGTAGAGGCCTGTGCAAACCGTTATCGCGTTTACAATCAGACTCTCGAAGAATTGGAAGAAGCGGATGCCCGCGGGGAAGTCTTTGTGATTCGCCCGCAGAAGACCGTGAAAGTGGCTCGTCTTGAAAAGGATGTGAACAAATTAAACGTCCTTTACGAAGAAGGCTTCGAAGAGGCGAAGGCGATGTTCGATGACTTGAAAAAGTTCATCGCCAAAGAATAA
- a CDS encoding NYN domain-containing protein, which yields MEMEKKIALIIDCDNAKADAIYGIMEELSKFGETSIRRAYGNWKGSNPWEEVLHPFAIQPIQQFPYTKGKNATDLAMTIDVMELLFTESIDIFAIVSSDSDFTPLAMKLRAKSKQVIGFGEEKTPQPFIDSCNSFIYIDKFKKPTESDAATNDIEPLDRNKLRGNAKIMNAIRKAISEEADESGWAVASKVSQQINRQIPLSPKNYGYAKWPSLIRATEYFEEGKNSKGQPVFRIKKK from the coding sequence ATGGAAATGGAAAAGAAAATAGCCCTAATTATCGACTGCGACAACGCCAAGGCGGACGCCATTTACGGCATTATGGAAGAACTCTCCAAATTCGGGGAGACAAGCATCCGAAGGGCATATGGCAACTGGAAAGGTAGCAACCCCTGGGAAGAAGTCTTGCATCCGTTTGCGATTCAGCCGATACAGCAGTTTCCCTACACGAAGGGGAAAAATGCGACCGACCTCGCAATGACTATCGACGTAATGGAACTCCTGTTCACGGAAAGCATCGACATTTTCGCCATCGTGAGCAGCGATTCAGATTTCACGCCGCTTGCCATGAAACTCAGGGCCAAATCAAAACAGGTTATCGGGTTCGGCGAAGAAAAAACGCCACAGCCGTTCATCGATTCGTGCAATTCTTTCATCTACATCGACAAATTCAAGAAGCCAACCGAATCGGATGCAGCAACCAACGATATTGAGCCTTTAGACCGTAACAAATTGCGAGGCAACGCAAAAATCATGAATGCAATTCGTAAAGCTATAAGCGAAGAGGCTGATGAATCCGGATGGGCTGTCGCATCGAAGGTATCGCAACAAATCAATCGTCAAATTCCGTTGAGCCCCAAAAACTACGGCTATGCAAAATGGCCCTCTTTAATCCGCGCTACAGAATATTTTGAAGAAGGGAAAAATTCCAAAGGTCAACCTGTCTTCCGCATTAAGAAGAAATAG
- a CDS encoding cytoplasmic protein, with the protein MEKRKIPQKLLDAHQASSQNKELVKKSKMCGCFFCGSVFPAAEVEMWAVGQKDKTAIYPYCFVDAVIPDAAGFDLDKAFLTEMHQYWFGV; encoded by the coding sequence ATGGAAAAGAGAAAGATCCCTCAAAAATTATTGGACGCCCACCAGGCTTCAAGCCAGAACAAGGAACTGGTGAAAAAATCGAAGATGTGTGGCTGCTTCTTCTGCGGGAGCGTGTTTCCTGCGGCGGAAGTAGAAATGTGGGCTGTTGGTCAAAAGGATAAAACAGCCATCTATCCGTACTGCTTCGTAGATGCAGTGATTCCGGACGCCGCCGGCTTTGATCTGGATAAAGCATTTCTTACGGAAATGCACCAGTACTGGTTTGGCGTATAG
- a CDS encoding sigma-54-dependent transcriptional regulator — protein sequence MSILNKVKPLSPVLTPIEVVVKNPTQHKEIYDIIKNQIISKVEGAKNLVINVSSGTPAMHAVWLILYAAGAFPTGTRLVSSQKNRITGATFCDDVDFPISTYLGELRKYEKENPKERSYNPEAKSTVRRNALEKVKVYSRVQGVPLLLLGERGIGKSHLVESFIAPIKEKEVVTLACGSLDSSLAESTMFGHKKGAFTGANDSRKGLLKEADGKILFLDEIQDLPKSVQRKLVRTLQDKKHRYRPLGSDTEETANVEIVCASNLSEDELRKKLDPDFYDRISFYTVELPPLRECREDLQDDWAKTWETTRLESSPLEVPMDPALKDFLQTSSLSGNFRNLQSLAYQIIAWNGTKSIAEILQDLSFEEKADAENKARISDYENLSWKEATKRFQRDLAENACSKYKTQIAAADALDCTTKTLQNALKEE from the coding sequence TTGAGCATACTGAACAAGGTCAAGCCCCTTAGTCCTGTTTTAACGCCCATTGAAGTCGTCGTCAAAAATCCGACTCAGCACAAAGAGATTTACGACATCATCAAAAACCAGATTATTTCGAAAGTCGAGGGCGCAAAAAATCTTGTGATCAATGTTTCTTCGGGAACCCCAGCCATGCACGCGGTTTGGCTTATTCTGTATGCAGCAGGAGCTTTTCCCACCGGCACACGCTTGGTTTCTTCCCAAAAGAACCGTATTACAGGCGCGACCTTTTGCGACGATGTCGACTTCCCCATTTCCACATACCTCGGCGAACTTCGTAAATACGAAAAAGAAAATCCGAAGGAACGCTCCTATAACCCAGAAGCCAAATCCACGGTAAGGCGAAACGCCCTAGAGAAGGTCAAGGTTTACTCCCGCGTTCAAGGAGTTCCCTTGTTATTACTCGGCGAACGCGGAATCGGCAAGAGCCACTTAGTAGAATCCTTCATCGCCCCCATTAAAGAAAAGGAGGTCGTGACACTTGCCTGTGGCTCTCTGGACTCCTCTCTAGCGGAATCTACGATGTTCGGCCACAAGAAAGGCGCCTTTACCGGTGCCAACGATTCTAGAAAGGGTCTGTTGAAGGAAGCTGACGGAAAGATTCTCTTTTTGGATGAAATTCAGGATTTACCCAAATCAGTCCAGCGAAAGCTGGTGCGAACTCTACAAGACAAAAAACACCGCTACCGTCCACTGGGCAGCGACACAGAAGAAACGGCAAACGTGGAAATTGTATGCGCCTCCAACTTGTCCGAAGATGAACTGCGGAAGAAGTTGGACCCCGACTTTTACGATCGCATCAGCTTTTATACAGTGGAGCTTCCGCCGCTCCGAGAATGCAGGGAAGATTTGCAGGATGACTGGGCAAAAACCTGGGAAACAACGCGTTTGGAAAGTTCCCCTTTAGAAGTTCCCATGGATCCTGCTTTGAAAGATTTTTTGCAGACTTCAAGCTTATCGGGAAACTTTCGTAATCTGCAATCTCTTGCGTATCAGATCATCGCCTGGAACGGGACTAAATCCATCGCAGAAATTCTGCAAGATCTTTCTTTTGAAGAAAAAGCTGACGCAGAAAACAAAGCGCGAATTTCGGATTATGAAAATCTTTCTTGGAAAGAAGCAACAAAGCGCTTTCAACGGGATCTTGCGGAAAATGCCTGCAGCAAGTACAAAACGCAAATCGCTGCGGCAGACGCCTTGGATTGCACCACTAAGACTTTGCAAAACGCTCTAAAGGAAGAGTGA
- a CDS encoding SDR family oxidoreductase — translation MKSFQNKNVVVTGGAHGIGATIVNEFEKEGAQIAYIDIRENPCFVGDLSQKEVLEKFADFVIQKFGHVDVLVNNALPLMKGIDDCSYEDFNYALAVGVTAPFYLAKLFAPRFAPGASIVNISSSRDRMSQPQTESYTAAKGGIAALTHALAVSFAGKVRVNSISPGWIDTDFKVYEGADATQQPAGRVGNPLDISNMVLFLASEKAGFITGENVCIDGGMTRQMIYHNDCGWTYRG, via the coding sequence ATGAAATCGTTCCAAAATAAAAATGTCGTTGTGACTGGTGGTGCTCATGGAATCGGAGCGACCATCGTAAATGAATTTGAAAAGGAAGGCGCGCAGATCGCGTACATTGACATTCGGGAAAATCCCTGTTTTGTCGGGGATCTTTCACAAAAAGAGGTTCTTGAAAAATTTGCTGATTTTGTCATTCAAAAGTTTGGACATGTTGATGTTTTGGTGAACAATGCGCTTCCGCTGATGAAGGGAATTGATGATTGCAGTTATGAAGATTTCAACTATGCGCTTGCGGTCGGCGTCACTGCACCGTTTTATTTGGCAAAGCTTTTTGCGCCTCGCTTTGCACCGGGAGCTTCGATTGTGAACATCTCTTCGAGCCGTGATCGGATGAGCCAACCGCAGACGGAGAGTTATACGGCCGCGAAAGGCGGAATTGCCGCTCTGACGCATGCTTTGGCGGTGAGCTTTGCGGGGAAGGTCCGGGTGAATTCCATATCGCCGGGATGGATTGATACGGATTTTAAGGTCTACGAAGGCGCCGATGCCACTCAGCAGCCTGCGGGCCGCGTCGGGAATCCGCTCGATATTTCCAACATGGTGCTTTTCCTTGCGAGCGAAAAAGCGGGATTCATCACTGGCGAAAATGTTTGCATTGACGGGGGAATGACCCGTCAGATGATCTATCACAACGATTGCGGTTGGACGTATCGGGGGTAA
- the ruvB gene encoding Holliday junction branch migration DNA helicase RuvB, which translates to MSERIISPEQENFEEAELDRSLRPESLADFTGEDHIKESLQISIEAAKRRGEALDHCLFAGPPGLGKTTLAGIIAKEMGVGIHITSGPVLEKASDLAGLLTSLGENDILFIDEIHRLGRVIEEYLYPAMEDFRLDIMLDSGPAARTVNLPLKHFTLVGATTRTGLLTGPLRDRFGLHYRLDLYPAKDLQKILVRSAKILNVGITDEAAKILSSKCRGTPRIANRVLRRARDVAEVRGEGIIDKEVAERTLKMLGIDERGLDPMDRKILSTLATHFAGGPVGLGTIGASLGEEPDTLEEVYEPYLIQQGLLSRTPRGRILTPTAYQALHLPVPKGTQAELDL; encoded by the coding sequence ATGTCGGAACGTATCATTTCTCCTGAGCAAGAAAATTTCGAAGAGGCGGAACTGGATCGCAGTCTGCGTCCGGAATCCCTTGCGGACTTTACAGGCGAAGACCACATCAAGGAAAGCCTACAGATTTCGATCGAAGCGGCCAAACGCCGCGGCGAAGCCTTGGACCACTGCCTTTTTGCAGGTCCTCCGGGCCTCGGAAAAACGACTCTTGCCGGTATCATCGCAAAGGAAATGGGCGTAGGCATTCACATTACAAGCGGGCCCGTTTTAGAAAAGGCGAGCGATCTCGCCGGACTTCTCACAAGCCTTGGCGAAAACGACATCCTTTTCATTGATGAGATTCACCGTTTGGGACGCGTGATTGAAGAATATCTCTACCCCGCAATGGAAGATTTCCGTTTGGACATTATGCTCGACTCCGGTCCTGCGGCAAGAACGGTGAACCTTCCGCTGAAGCATTTTACGCTCGTCGGAGCCACGACACGTACAGGCCTTCTTACCGGCCCGCTCCGCGACCGCTTCGGTCTGCACTACCGCCTGGACCTTTACCCGGCAAAGGATCTGCAAAAGATTCTTGTCCGCAGCGCAAAGATTTTGAATGTCGGCATCACCGATGAAGCGGCAAAGATTTTAAGTTCCAAATGCAGAGGCACGCCGCGTATTGCTAACCGTGTACTGCGCCGCGCCCGCGACGTGGCAGAAGTCCGCGGAGAAGGTATCATCGACAAGGAAGTCGCCGAGCGCACCTTGAAAATGCTCGGCATCGACGAACGCGGCCTCGATCCGATGGACAGAAAGATCCTTTCGACGCTTGCGACGCACTTCGCCGGAGGCCCTGTAGGTCTCGGGACAATCGGAGCATCGCTCGGCGAAGAACCGGACACTCTTGAAGAAGTTTACGAGCCTTACCTGATTCAACAAGGTCTGCTGTCCCGGACCCCTCGCGGACGCATTTTGACACCGACAGCTTACCAAGCGCTGCACCTGCCTGTCCCCAAAGGAACCCAAGCAGAGCTCGACTTGTAG